From Argopecten irradians isolate NY chromosome 2, Ai_NY, whole genome shotgun sequence, the proteins below share one genomic window:
- the LOC138316416 gene encoding skin secretory protein xP2-like, translated as MILLACTLSISLDAPSLDPVEVSAPSLDPVEVSAPSADPVEVSAPSLDPVEVSAPSLDPVEVSAPLLDPVEVSAPSADSVEVSAQSLDPVEVSAPSLDPVEVFAQSLGQAEVSAPSADPVEVSAQSVDPVEVSASSADPVEVSAPLLDPVEVSAPSLDPVEESAPLLDPVEVSAPSLDPVEESAPSADPVEVSAKSLDPTDGDTICKYVICFIFQSDNLFIYGL; from the exons ATGATTCTTTTAG CCTGTACACTCTCCATTAGTTTAGATGCCCCGTCGCTTGATCCTGTTGAGGTGTCTGCCCCGTCGCTTGATCCTGTTGAAGTGTCTGCCCCATCGGCTGATCCTGTTGAGGTGTCTGCCCCATCACTTGATCCTGTTGAGGTGTCTGCCCCTTCTCTTGATCCTGTTGAGGTGTCTGCTCCATTGCTTGATCCTGTTGAGGTGTCTGCCCCATCGGCTGATTCTGTTGAGGTGTCTGCCCAATCGCTTGATCCTGTTGAGGTGTCTGCCCCATCGCTTGATCCTGTTGAGGTGTTTGCCCAATCGCTTGGTCAAGCTGAGGTGTCTGCCCCATCGGCTGATCCTGTTGAGGTGTCTGCCCAGTCTGTTGATCCTGTTGAGGTATCTGCCTCATCGGCTGATCCTGTTGAGGTGTCTGCCCCGTTGCTTGATCCTGTTGAGGTGTCTGCCCCATCACTTGATCCTGTTGAGGAGTCTGCCCCGTTGCTTGATCCTGTTGAGGTGTCTGCCCCATCACTTGATCCTGTTGAGGAGTCTGCCCCATCGGCTGATCCTGTTGAGGTGTCTGCCAAATCACTTGATCCTACAGATGGAGACACcatttgtaaatatgttatttgtttcattttccagtcagataatttatttatttatggcCTGTAA